One Microbacterium marinum genomic window carries:
- a CDS encoding pilus assembly protein TadG-related protein, producing the protein MRRDDDEGSVLLLTIGYAMLAIALILVCVDATSLYLAQKRTQAVADAAALAGADGFTLSAAGGEPVAELTRDGVHEQAVSITAAYGDMAVVAADTPDGRSARVTVTTRWSPPIAAMFVPDGVRLEATATSRTALR; encoded by the coding sequence ATGCGCAGGGATGACGATGAGGGTAGCGTCCTGCTGCTGACGATCGGGTACGCGATGCTCGCGATCGCGCTCATTCTCGTGTGCGTCGACGCCACCAGCCTGTACCTCGCACAGAAGCGGACGCAGGCCGTCGCGGATGCCGCAGCCCTCGCCGGCGCGGACGGATTCACGCTGTCGGCGGCCGGCGGGGAGCCGGTTGCCGAACTGACCCGAGACGGCGTGCACGAGCAGGCCGTCTCGATCACGGCGGCATACGGCGACATGGCGGTGGTGGCGGCCGACACTCCAGACGGCCGGTCTGCCCGCGTCACCGTGACGACGAGGTGGAGCCCGCCGATCGCGGCGATGTTCGTTCCCGACGGGGTCCGGCTGGAGGCGACGGCCACCAGCCGGACGGCCCTGCGGTGA